In Patagioenas fasciata isolate bPatFas1 chromosome 2, bPatFas1.hap1, whole genome shotgun sequence, a single window of DNA contains:
- the LRRC14B gene encoding leucine-rich repeat-containing protein 14B isoform X1 encodes MKSLRFISAEAFVSNAEFARKSLSSIAHNLFPLLFKASYLLEQGEVIHDLVENWPLVDFNMGKLLGTTVDYQEDLSHRTCAVCLESCLTGLRDYVLNHPSPHVKRLKVVDLTGIKDVEVQFCECKKTMGRWARTQLLSKLCLELLVYLQHMQCNPGTFEISIDVLIDLFVTERNYELVVQALLKKCYCPLKICCVSFRSDNLALQKFFYIIKLTDPSLLRKLEIVHNVRLEMEHLEILFNSIHFPLLMSLTLPARTFNVRRFTATDEQMLTNIGEKLGEMTQLTELSMPFSILTGRIQSLLSPLKTPLKKLDVSNCSLNHADMVYLANSFHVDHLEALDLSGHNIPDLYPSTFFKLLSHSSSVLRSLTLEDCNIQDTHVNMLILGLSPCQKLEEFRFLGNPLSSHALKQLFTFLCELPMLKNVEFPVPMDCYPIGITYPIDDVSLCRFDHQKYESVAEELKFILLQANREDVKASTPLFGSYDAAVQETNNELGAYLIKSFKEAVEKFTTSLNKMG; translated from the exons ATGAAGTCTCTCCGATTCATTAGTGCTGAAGCATTCGTGTCAAATGCAGAGTTTGCCAGGAAGAGTCTCAGCAGTATTGCTCAtaatctttttcctcttctttttaaaGCCAGCTATTTATTGGAGCAAGGGGAAGTGATTCATGACTTGGTAGAGAACTGGCCACTTGTTGACTTTAACATGGGAAAACTTTTGGGAACTACTGTGGACTACCAGGAAGACCTGAGCCATAGAACATGTGCAGTGTGCTTGGAAAGCTGTCTGACAGGGCTGAGAGACTATGTGCTGAATCATCCTTCGCCGCACGTGAAAAGGTTGAAAGTGGTCGACCTGACAGGTATAAAAGATGTTGAAGTTCAGTTTTGTGAATGTAAGAAGACAATGGGCAGGTGGGccaggacacagctgctctctaaGCTTTGTTTAGAACTGCTTGTTTACCTGCAACATATGCAGTGCAATCCAGGTACCTTTGAAATCAGTATTGATGTGCTGATTGACTTGTTTGTTACAGAGCGAAACTATGAGCTGGTAGTGCAGGCCCTGTTGAAGAAATGCTATTGTCCACTGAAGATCTGCTGTGTGTCATTCAGATCTGACAACCTGGCTTTGCAGAAATTCTTCTATATCATAAAGCTCACTGATCCCTCTTTATTGCGCAAACTGGAAATTGTTCACAATGTTCGCTTGGAAATGGAACACTTGGAAATACTCTTCAACAGTATCCACTTCCCTCTATTGATGTCCTTGACCTTGCCAGCACGAACATTTAATGTGCGAAGGTTCACAGCTACAGATGAACAGATGCTTACTAACATTGGAGAAAAGTTAGGTGAAATGACGCAGCTTACTGAGCTGAGTATGCCGTTTTCTATACTCACAGGAAGAATACAGAGCCTCCTCAG CCCACTAAAAACTCCGCTGAAGAAACTGGATGTTTCTAACTGCTCATTGAACCATGCTGATATGGTCTATTTAGCCAATAGCTTTCATGTTGATCACCTAGAAGCCCTGGACCTGAGCGGTCATAATATACCTGACCTTTACCCATCAACATTCTTTAAGCTTCTCAGCCATTCCTCTTCAGTGCTCAGGAGTCTTACTTTGGAGGACTGTAACATCCAAGACACTCATGTCAACATGTTGATTTTAGGTTTAAGTCCTTGTCAGAAACTAGAGGAGTTTAGGTTTCTTGGAAACCCACTGTCATCCCATGCACTTAAACAACTTTTTACGTTTCTCTGTGAGTTGCCAATGCTGAAAAATGTGGAGTTTCCAGTTCCAATGGACTGCTACCCTATTGGCATCACATACCCAATTGATGACGTCAGTCTCTGCAGATTTGATCACCAAAAATATGAAAGTGTAGCAGAGGAGCTTAAGTTCATTTTACTCCAAGCAAATAGGGAGGATGTGAAGGCTTCAACTCCACTCTTTGGCAGTTATGATGCAGCTGTTCAGGAGACGAACAATGAACTGGGAGCTTACTTGATCAAGTCCTTCAAAGAGGCTGTGGAAAAGTTCACTACTTCTCTTAACAAAATGGGTTAA
- the LRRC14B gene encoding leucine-rich repeat-containing protein 14B isoform X2: protein MKSLRFISAEAFVSNAEFARKSLSSIAHNLFPLLFKASYLLEQGEVIHDLVENWPLVDFNMGKLLGTTVDYQEDLSHRTCAVCLESCLTGLRDYVLNHPSPHVKRLKVVDLTERNYELVVQALLKKCYCPLKICCVSFRSDNLALQKFFYIIKLTDPSLLRKLEIVHNVRLEMEHLEILFNSIHFPLLMSLTLPARTFNVRRFTATDEQMLTNIGEKLGEMTQLTELSMPFSILTGRIQSLLSPLKTPLKKLDVSNCSLNHADMVYLANSFHVDHLEALDLSGHNIPDLYPSTFFKLLSHSSSVLRSLTLEDCNIQDTHVNMLILGLSPCQKLEEFRFLGNPLSSHALKQLFTFLCELPMLKNVEFPVPMDCYPIGITYPIDDVSLCRFDHQKYESVAEELKFILLQANREDVKASTPLFGSYDAAVQETNNELGAYLIKSFKEAVEKFTTSLNKMG, encoded by the exons ATGAAGTCTCTCCGATTCATTAGTGCTGAAGCATTCGTGTCAAATGCAGAGTTTGCCAGGAAGAGTCTCAGCAGTATTGCTCAtaatctttttcctcttctttttaaaGCCAGCTATTTATTGGAGCAAGGGGAAGTGATTCATGACTTGGTAGAGAACTGGCCACTTGTTGACTTTAACATGGGAAAACTTTTGGGAACTACTGTGGACTACCAGGAAGACCTGAGCCATAGAACATGTGCAGTGTGCTTGGAAAGCTGTCTGACAGGGCTGAGAGACTATGTGCTGAATCATCCTTCGCCGCACGTGAAAAGGTTGAAAGTGGTCGACCTGACAG AGCGAAACTATGAGCTGGTAGTGCAGGCCCTGTTGAAGAAATGCTATTGTCCACTGAAGATCTGCTGTGTGTCATTCAGATCTGACAACCTGGCTTTGCAGAAATTCTTCTATATCATAAAGCTCACTGATCCCTCTTTATTGCGCAAACTGGAAATTGTTCACAATGTTCGCTTGGAAATGGAACACTTGGAAATACTCTTCAACAGTATCCACTTCCCTCTATTGATGTCCTTGACCTTGCCAGCACGAACATTTAATGTGCGAAGGTTCACAGCTACAGATGAACAGATGCTTACTAACATTGGAGAAAAGTTAGGTGAAATGACGCAGCTTACTGAGCTGAGTATGCCGTTTTCTATACTCACAGGAAGAATACAGAGCCTCCTCAG CCCACTAAAAACTCCGCTGAAGAAACTGGATGTTTCTAACTGCTCATTGAACCATGCTGATATGGTCTATTTAGCCAATAGCTTTCATGTTGATCACCTAGAAGCCCTGGACCTGAGCGGTCATAATATACCTGACCTTTACCCATCAACATTCTTTAAGCTTCTCAGCCATTCCTCTTCAGTGCTCAGGAGTCTTACTTTGGAGGACTGTAACATCCAAGACACTCATGTCAACATGTTGATTTTAGGTTTAAGTCCTTGTCAGAAACTAGAGGAGTTTAGGTTTCTTGGAAACCCACTGTCATCCCATGCACTTAAACAACTTTTTACGTTTCTCTGTGAGTTGCCAATGCTGAAAAATGTGGAGTTTCCAGTTCCAATGGACTGCTACCCTATTGGCATCACATACCCAATTGATGACGTCAGTCTCTGCAGATTTGATCACCAAAAATATGAAAGTGTAGCAGAGGAGCTTAAGTTCATTTTACTCCAAGCAAATAGGGAGGATGTGAAGGCTTCAACTCCACTCTTTGGCAGTTATGATGCAGCTGTTCAGGAGACGAACAATGAACTGGGAGCTTACTTGATCAAGTCCTTCAAAGAGGCTGTGGAAAAGTTCACTACTTCTCTTAACAAAATGGGTTAA